A genomic window from Gossypium hirsutum isolate 1008001.06 chromosome D12, Gossypium_hirsutum_v2.1, whole genome shotgun sequence includes:
- the LOC107945541 gene encoding zinc finger protein ZAT9 has protein sequence MEKHRCKLCLKSFINGRALGGHMRSHMLNLPIHVNQVSQESVSASASYSSDEDDDDKKEQIYGLRENPKRSVRMVDPEFIDAGSVVVQDRESETESSKNLTRRRSKRTRKTLYQHEEEEVVKVNITESVSSISDTTTEEDVAFCLMMLSRDQWKQHDEQEQDDESEEETEESEEYLKSTKPNRSTRGKYKCETCNRVFKSYQALGGHRASHKKMKPYSPATEKIHEPPENVGTSIPEKKTHECPVCFRIFSSGQALGGHKRSHVTGQVRATSTTKTAVTSSKKLGDSLIDLNLPAPMDDDDISQIELSAVSDAEFVKPF, from the coding sequence ATGGAGAAACATAGGTGTAAGCTTTGTTTAAAAAGCTTTATAAATGGAAGAGCTTTAGGTGGTCATATGAGGTCTCATATGTTGAATCTTCCAATTCATGTGAATCAAGTGAGTCAAGAATCCGTGTCAGCTTCAGCTTCATATTCAtcagatgaagatgatgatgataagAAGGAACAAATTTATGGGCTTAGAGAGAATCCAAAAAGAAGCGTTCGTATGGTAGATCCTGAGTTCATTGATGCTGGTTCGGTTGTTGTCCAAGACAGAGAAAGTGAAACTGAGTCATCTAAGAACTTAACTCGGAGACGATCAAAACGAACTCGGAAAACATTATACCAACACGAAGAAGAAGAAGTGGTTAAAGTTAATATCACTGAGTCAGTGAGTTCGATCTCTGATACCACGACCGAAGAAGATGTTGCTTTTTGTCTTATGATGCTTTCAAGAGACCAGTGGAAACAACATGATGAGCAAGAGCAAGATGATGAATCCGAAGAAGAAACAGAGGAATCGGAAGAGTACTTAAAATCAACCAAACCCAACCGATCAACTCGTGGTAAATACAAATGCGAAACGTGTAACAGAGTATTCAAATCGTATCAAGCACTGGGTGGACACAGAGCGAGTCACAAAAAAATGAAACCTTACTCCCCGGCGACGGAGAAAATTCATGAACCACCGGAAAATGTGGGTACTTCCATCCCGGAAAAGAAAACACATGAATGCCCTGTTTGTTTTAGAATCTTTTCATCAGGACAAGCTTTGGGTGGACATAAAAGATCTCATGTAACTGGTCAAGTAAGAGCAACATCAACAACTAAAACAGCTGTTACAAGTTCCAAAAAGTTGGGAGATAGTTTAATAGATCTTAACCTTCCTGCTCCaatggatgatgatgatattAGTCAAATTGAACTTTCTGCTGTGTCTGATGCTGAATTTGTCAAACCATTTTAA
- the LOC107947480 gene encoding zinc finger protein ZAT9, whose product MAFIVDQQSNFKHFCKICKKGFGCGRALGGHMRAHGIGDENSHIDDDDPASDWEDKLGGNVPPTNKRMYALRTNPNRLKSCRVCENCGKEFLSWKSFLEHSKCSSEDCAESLVSSPGSDDDDEGVAARRGCGWSKRKRSLRSNIGNNFNSICPSSEEEDLANCLMMLSNATVDPFVTELEESCASASKDEQRRNTLNFIAPIACKIPMDNKAKGVAKGLFECKACKKVFNSHQALGGHRASHKKVKGCFARLDHIDDSQVDEDLDVITHEEFFPTKSRSTTLQFDPGTSTNLLASTSKRKSKVHECSICHRVFSSGQALGGHKRCHWITSNSPDISSLVKFHQVEDHIEQIQQQRPKFVDKPEPLDLNLDLNLPAPTDDNVRRNREIYLQVDNENNDTNNNNNYNDSLQNADDEADSKEKLAKLSELKDINTTGASSPWLQVGIGSTANVGSDP is encoded by the coding sequence ATGGCTTTTATTGTAGATCAACAATCGAATTTTAAGCATTTTTGTAAGATTTGTAAGAAAGGGTTTGGGTGTGGTAGAGCACTCGGTGGTCACATGAGGGCTCACGGAATAGGAGACGAGAACAGTCATATCGACGACGATGATCCCGCGAGTGATTGGGAAGATAAATTAGGAGGCAATGTACCACCTACCAACAAGCGTATGTATGCATTAAGGACTAACCCTAATAGGTTAAAGAGTTGTAGGGTTTGTGAGAATTGCGGGAAGGAGTTTTTGTCGTGGAAATCATTTCTCGAACACAGTAAATGTAGCTCTGAGGATTGCGCCGAGTCACTCGTGTCGTCACCGGGGTCAGACGACGACGATGAAGGTGTTGCGGCGAGGAGAGGGTGTGGTTGGTCTAAACGAAAACGATCGTTACGAAGTAACATAGGGaataattttaattccatttgtCCGTCGAGCGAAGAAGAAGATCTTGCTAATTGTCTTATGATGTTATCGAACGCGACGGTCGATCCGTTCGTGACTGAACTGGAAGAGTCGTGTGCTTCGGCGAGTAAAGACGAACAGAGGCGAAATACCTTGAATTTTATTGCTCCTATTGCATGTAAGATACCTATGGATAATAAGGCCAAAGGGGTTGCTAAAGGGTTATTTGAATGTAAAGCATGTAAGAAAGTATTCAATTCACATCAAGCATTGGGTGGACATAGAGCTAGTCATAAAAAAGTTAAAGGATGTTTCGCACGGCTCGATCATATCGATGATAGTCAAGTCGATGAAGACCTAGATGTTATCACACACGAAGAGTTCTTCCCGACGAAATCGAGATCAACAACGCTACAATTCGATCCAGGAACTAGTACTAATCTGTTGGCATCCACATCGAAAAGGAAATCAAAAGTTCACGAATGTTCAATCTGTCACCGTGTTTTCTCATCGGGACAAGCATTAGGTGGTCATAAAAGATGTCATTGGATCACTTCCAACTCACCCGATATTTCCTCGTTGGTTAAGTTCCATCAAGTCGAAGATCACATCGAACAAATTCAACAACAAAGACCTAAGTTCGTCGACAAACCCGAACCACTTGATCTTAATCTTGATCTCAATCTTCCCGCTCCAACCGATGATAACGTACGACGGAACCGTGAAATTTATTTGCAAGTTGACAACGAAAACAACGACaccaacaacaataataattacAATGATTCACTGCAAAATGCCGATGACGAAGCAGATAGTAAGGAAAAATTAGCGAAGCTAAGTGAATTAAAGGACATTAATACGACCGGAGCTTCATCTCCATGGCTGCAAGTTGGGATCGGTTCAACTGCTAATGTTGGTTCTGATCCatag